ACCGGTCCCCACGTGCATTTTATGGTGGAAATCAATGGCCAGACGGTTGATCCTTTGCAGATCCTTGATTAGGGTCGGGGCAAGGCTGAGCGGCAAAGTCACCTAGGGGCAAGGCAGCAGTGGTTTCAAACCCCAATGGGCAGGTGAAGGGATTGTTTGGAAAAAGCAAAGAGGCGGTAGCGGTTCCAGGGCGGGCGGTGCCGGGCCGAGTGGAGACCCTGATCGGTAGCGAATGTAACTTCGAGGGACGGCTGGAATCCCAAGGAGCTATCCGCATAGAAGGCCGTTTTGAAGGAGAAATTAAGACCGAGTCCGATGTAATCGTGGGCGAAAAAGGTCGTACCCAGGCAAACATCGAGGCTGCTAATCTCTTTTTGGCCGGTCAGCTGCAGGGCAACGTGGTGGTGAGTGGCCGGCTGGAGATTGCCTCCACCGGGCGCCTGGAAGGAGATGTGTGGGCCCAGGTGATCAGCATCGAGCCTGGCGGCTTTTTTCAAGGCTACTGCCACATGTCGCAAGGCTCGGCGGGAGCCACCAAGGCCCTGCCTTCCAGCCAGAGTACCAGTGAGGCTAGGCTGATTGGACTAAACCCGGCCGAAAGCGCGGACAACGACTAGGTCCCAGGCTGGGGAATAGCGGCTGGGGTATCAGCGGGCCTCAGCTAGAAGCAAGCTATCTGTAAAAGGGGTTGTCAAAATGTTCAAATGCCCCCGCAGGCCGGGGTACCCAGGGGACGAAAACCACGGCCCGGACTGGACATTGCCCTTTGTGGATCGCAATCAGGCCGGCTGCCTACTGGGCCAGGCAGTGGCTGCTAGTTTGGGGAAGCTGCCGGTCAAAGAAGGTGGGTCGCCGCCAGAAGGCGCCTCGGGCGCCATCGCCGCCAGCCAACCGCCGCTAGTGCTGGGCATTCCCCGGGGTGGGGTGGTGGTGGCAGCTCGGGTAGCCGAAGCTATCGGGGGCGAACTGGATGTAGTGATTTCCCGGAAGGTAGGCGCTCCTCGCAACCCGGAGCTCGCCATTGGCGCTGTGACCCCGGACGGCATCGCCTTGTGGAACCGCAGGCTACTTGAGGATCTGCGTTTAGATGAGGAGAGCCTTGCGCCCCTGGTAGAAGCAGAAGTCAAGGAAATCAGCCGCCGCCTCAGCCAATATCGATCCCGTCCTCGCCCGCCCCAGCTTAGCGGGCGGGTACTGATTCTGGTAGATGATGGGTTGGCTACCGGTTTCACGGCCTTGGCGGCCCTTCGCTACCTGGCCCGGCAACAGCCCACCCGTTTGCTGTTGGCTATTCCGGTGGCTCCGGGGGAAACGGTAGATTTTCTCCGGGGAGAAGTGGACGAGCTTATTTGCCTTGCCACCCCGGAACCCTTCTATGCGGTCGGCCAATTCTACCGCCATTTTCCTCAGGTTACCGATGCCGAGGTCATCCAACTGCTCCAAAGATAACTTGTCCCCCCAGAGCATTATCCTCATCCTTGGTGGTGTCGTTATTAGTGACATGGGGGCTCGGCCAAGATGGAGCCGGATGGGCGGGGCATAACCCTATAGCTGGCTGCCCATACTAAGACGGGATCAAATGATAACTTTTCGAATTGAGAGGGTGGGTAGCATTGTCCAGAGCAACCGGTAAGCCGGTAGTAGCTGTAGATGAAGATTTGGCGCCAGTACGGCA
Above is a window of Clostridia bacterium DNA encoding:
- a CDS encoding polymer-forming cytoskeletal protein; its protein translation is MFGKSKEAVAVPGRAVPGRVETLIGSECNFEGRLESQGAIRIEGRFEGEIKTESDVIVGEKGRTQANIEAANLFLAGQLQGNVVVSGRLEIASTGRLEGDVWAQVISIEPGGFFQGYCHMSQGSAGATKALPSSQSTSEARLIGLNPAESADND
- a CDS encoding phosphoribosyltransferase; translated protein: MFKCPRRPGYPGDENHGPDWTLPFVDRNQAGCLLGQAVAASLGKLPVKEGGSPPEGASGAIAASQPPLVLGIPRGGVVVAARVAEAIGGELDVVISRKVGAPRNPELAIGAVTPDGIALWNRRLLEDLRLDEESLAPLVEAEVKEISRRLSQYRSRPRPPQLSGRVLILVDDGLATGFTALAALRYLARQQPTRLLLAIPVAPGETVDFLRGEVDELICLATPEPFYAVGQFYRHFPQVTDAEVIQLLQR